A single window of Aspergillus oryzae RIB40 DNA, chromosome 8 DNA harbors:
- a CDS encoding uncharacterized protein (predicted protein), which produces MRLFGITLVSAALAAAQSSTSTSSSASPSNTSEPCALASQLADENQVIPAQTAYECLKSVPVAVEQDKTLIDQLKVLWEWHSETGYLKNTPESWELGSVDLLGELDKIKENLSSYDSEYDVQLAINKLTLKTGNFHFNYVPDILQVFFFGRLIPVTTVSEDGTSVPETYAVADLVQKDSDDSIEISPIAKINGEDTQTYLNKIAAQEQYIDPDARYNSLMWRGNAAASVGSFVNIGLGIYEGATTNITFKNETTRVIKNYAEVRQNLTAVTSGKSFFEELCTGSFAGIEAMTTSMKKTPYKGAPHHWKRQSIPSDGYPKPVVEHSGGMVAGYFMNGSDFEDVAVLKIVTFDTSSDERGDAAVEFQDVVKQFLGNCTDAGKKKLVIDLRENGGGDTDLLLDTFMQLFPGEVPFSAQRYRAQEQYKLIGEAINSVYEDQSVQSSIKKATGESFADVGLVRYWAYWNFVDVNGDNFKSWDEFYGPHKYNGDEFTTIMRYNMSNSNPVSIRDQTGFKFLNPPAGDPPFAAENIVMLSDGLCGSSCASFHEELKNIAGVKAIAVGGRPQEGAMQTIGGSKGGEVIPLYTIPISLQTMMNLTAPLGIDTLDDNSLTNLANPDVLLTRAGDSSSRIQVQDQIRKGDESGTPLQYIYEDADCRIFYTTKMLLEPESAWEAAWSAYTDDSKCVKDSAKKSSSISGGYKPFGPGDLNGKQSENSTSSSSDKDKENAAPAWRPSLAICAAATVISFLL; this is translated from the exons ATGCGTCTTTTCGGCATCACTCTGGTTTCAGCCGCTCTGGCTGCTGCTCAGAGCAGTACATCCACTTCGTCTAGTGCTTCACCGTCCAACACCTCGGAACCGTGTGCTCTCGCTAGCCAACTCGCCGATGAGAATCAGGTCATCCCAGCCCAGACCGCCTATGAGTGCTTAAAATCCGTCCCAGTGGCCGTGGAGCAAGATAAGACACTCATTGATCAGCTCAAGGTCCTGTGGGAGTGGCATTCGGAGACTGGTTATCTGAAGAACACCCCCGAATCATGGGAACTGGGCTCCGTTGACCTCCTTGGGGAATTGGACAAGATCAAAGAGAACCTTTCCTCCTACGACAGTGAATACGACGTGCAACTCGCGATCAACAAGTTGACCCTGAAGACAGGCAACTTCCATTTCAACTATGTGCCCGATATTCTCCAagtcttcttttttggacGTTTGATTCCCGTGACCACCGTCTCAGAGGACGGAACCAGTGTGCCAGAAACCTATGCTGTCGCGGATCTTGTGCAGAAAGACTCCGACGATAGCATTGAGATTTCCCCAATCGCTAAAATCAATGGCGAAGACACGCAAACGTATCTGAACAAGATAGCCGCCCAGGAGCAGTACATCGACCCCGACGCCCGGTATAACAGCCTCATGTGGAGGGGTAACGCAGCCGCCTCAGTGGGCAGCTTTGTTAACATTGGTCTGGGCATTTATGAAGGAGCAACGACGAATATCACTTTTAAAAACGAGACCACTCGTGTTATCAAGAACTACGCCGAGGTACGTCAAAACTTAACGGCAGTAACCAGTGGGAAGTCGTTCTTCGAAGAACTCTGCACCGGTAGCTTTGCTGGCATCGAGGCAATGACCACCTCCATGAAGAAAACGCCCTACAAGGgagctcctcatcactgGAAAAGGCAAAGCATCCCTAGTGACGGCTACCCCAAGCCGGTTGTTGAACACAGCGGTGGTATGGTCGCAGGTTACTTTATGAACGGATCTGATTTCGAAGACGTCGCTGTCCTCAAGATTGTTACCTTTGACACATCCTCGGACGAGAGGGGGGATGCTGCTGTTGAGTTCCAGGATGTTGTGAAGCAGTTTTTGGGCAATTGCACAGATgcgggcaagaagaagctcgtcaTTGACCTTCGGGAGAACGGTGGAGGTGACaccgaccttcttctcgataCTTTCATGCAACTTTTCCCTGGTGAAGTGCCGTTTAGTGCTCAGAGATATCGCGCGCAGGAGCAGTACAAGCTCATTGGTGAAGCTATTAATTCGGTTTATGAGGATCAATCTGTGCAGTCATCGATCAAAAAGGCTACTGGAGAGA GTTTCGCCGATGTTGGCCTTGTCAGGTATTGGGCTTACTGGAACTTTGTCGATGTTAATGGCGATAACTTTAAATCATGGGATGAGTTCTACGGCCCTCACAAGTACAATGGTGATGAATTCACCACTATCATGAGGTACAAC ATGTCCAACAGCAACCCAGTCAGCATCCGGGATCAGACGGGCTTCAAATTCCTGAACCCTCCCGCCGGAGACCCCCCGTTTGCGGCGGAAAACATCGTCATGCTTTCTGACGGTCTTTGCGGATCCTCCTGCGCTTCATTCCAcgaggagctgaagaacaTTGCCGGTGTCAAAGCCATTGCCGTTGGTGGTCGTCCCCAGGAGGGTGCCATGCAAACCATTGGTGGCTCTAAGGGGGGAGAGGTCATTCCCCTGTACACTATTCCCATTTCTTTGCAGACAATGATGAACCTCACCGCTCCCTTGGGCATTGATACCCTCGACGACAACTCTCTCACAAATCTTGCCAACCCCGACGTGCTTCTCACTCGTGCCGGCGATTCCAGCAGTCGTATTCAGGTTCAAGACCAGATCCGCAAGGGTGATGAATCAGGCACCCCGCTTCAGTACATCTATGAAGACGCTGACTGCCGTATCTTCTACACCACCAAGATGCTGCTCGAACCTGAAAGCGCATGGGAAGCTGCATGGTCAGCCTACACAGATGACAGCAAGTGCGTCAAGGATTCCGCCAAGAAATCATCCAGTATTAGCGGCGGATATAAGCCGTTTGGTCCTGGTGATCTTAACGGTAAGCAGTCGGAGAATAGcacctcctcgtcgtccgaCAAGGATAAGGAGAATGCTGCCCCTGCTTGGAGACCCAGCCTTGCTATCTGTGCCGCGGCTACAGTTATCAGCTTCCTTCTTTAg
- a CDS encoding putative lipase/esterase family protein (predicted protein), with translation MLNCLPWSIRWRLLALQPVVLLTNAIQYWRGIHSKHPKTTIWIPLRRAPGHSVRAIVYHPLEKASKDGPRALHLNIHGGGFLGGLPEGNTPFCDRIAAETGAVVISTSHRYSPRYTFPVAHRDVQDVAEWLIENAGRLWGADPRLMSVSGFSTGGNLALGVAQWLARSEFNVKAAVMFYAPVDLRLSPWEKPKPAKYPEKDPLAFVLPLMDAYAGSEREKYRDSPILHPILADIESLPRNMLFLCAKVDILLHEQTVFVNRLKDEAAALNRKIECPQEPSQDHSSSKEDRVSLASEFESAARSPYNIEATFFDDQIHGWIESF, from the exons ATGCTGAACT GCCTCCCTTGGAGCATTCGCTGGCGCCTTCTAGCATTACAGCCCGTAGTATTGCTTACAAATGCAATTCAATATTGGCGTGGTATACACTCAAAACATCCCAAGACCACAATCTGGATTCCCTTGAGGCGTGCCCCGGGCCACTCTGTTCGCGCTATTGTATACCACCCCCTCGAAAAAGCGTCAAAGGATGGACCGCGAGCTCTCCACCTCAACATCCACGGCGGCGGGTTCCTTGGAGGTCTCCCCGAAGGCAACACACCGTTCTGTGACCGAATCGCGGCAGAGACTGGGGCGGTGGTGATATCAACATCTCACCGATATTCCCCGCGGTATACGTTCCCCGTTGCGCACAGGGATGTCCAAGATGTAGCTGAATGGTTAATTGAAAATGCGGGGAGACTCTGGGGCGCCGATCCGAGACTGATGAGTGTGAGCGGATTCTCAACTGGAGGGAATCTGGCCTTGGGCGTTGCGCAATGGTTGGCCCGATCGGAGTTTAACGTCAAGGCAGCTGTGATGTTTTACGCACCC GTCGATCTGCGACTGTCACCGTGGGAAAAGCCGAAGCCAGCCAAATATCCTGAGAAAGATCCTCTAGCTTTTGTTTTGCCATTGATGGACGCATATGCCGGTTCAGAGCGAGAGAAGTATCGGGATAGCCCAATACTCCATCCCATCCTGGCAGATATCGAGTCACTGCCACGGAATATGCTGTTTCTTTGTGCGAAGgtcgacattcttctccatgagcaaACGGTGTTTGTGAATAGACTGAAAGATGAAGCTGCGGCCCTTAATCGCAAGATCGAGTGCCCACAAGAACCATCACAAGATCATTCGAGCAGTAAGGAAGACAGAGTATCGCTAGCGTCAGAATTCGAATCAGCTGCTCGAAGTCCATATAACATTGAGGCCACGTTCTTCGACGATCAGATACATGGATGGATTGAGA GTTTTTAA
- a CDS encoding DUF4238 domain-containing protein (predicted protein) produces MQGLATSATPSLAPRRLRFINVLHCSNTPPIHALSLPLSLTVQATKLMMVRTTEYKAEYHHFIPRFLLRHPRATPPTRRQRGRRPRSQRPQWQPPKDPFVNAIDLRKNALVQVSVSREFGLVDMYRDQGYQNPRHIEDNLGKLEGHAGRIIKKASDTFKAGQTLELTRRERDTIRKFLFLMKYRNSTFYARYNHDSIMTYDSNDKHRLESYMREKRFKSPRDIWYSNLKTFLDLEMDPDMQWIKKVHERAFPDDAMMFIHHMQSKFMAFCQPSSEEDEFILTHNAYGVFEGPSDVQIDPTTGGAIEGAYTEYHNFAPISAKLIIILRSSLLVDPSKEGAEDLQEEWENLREEVRKQHLFPDKAAVSLLESLPIKKCGNSYSTTINGKLVLKPNRGPRGEDKFYFTCFRISSYYVSLINSIFLEQATKGDTIVYRSKSALGRTLKSYLEIGREGFKLVTDEANDPHLAFLKKLEKIAGQLVGNVCLRYKAIAPPKPQTHMSQWVAHLVGLKVMALSGNSAAPEVYKLMKPDGGLDTYFYDLMQSQLMVFLKIKIDVILSRSKLTQDDRLEVKYQLLQLYLTFPAQRLWLYVKIMRNLPNFDERDFKKPIRELEINGPEDDVAKYQLTMLMFYKVQMTASFLI; encoded by the exons ATGCAAGGACTGGCCACGTCAGCGACG CCTTCTCTCGCACCTCGGCGCTTGCGGTTCATAAACGTACTGCATTGCAGCAATACCCCACCCATACACGcactctctctccccctctcTCTTACTGTGCAAGCTACGAAACTCATGATGGTACGAACCACAGAATACAAGGCCGAGTATCATCACTTCATTCCGCGGTTTCTCCTGCGCCA CCCTCGAGCAACCCCACCTACGCGTcgccagagaggaagaaggccaCGCAGCCAAAGACCACAATGGCAGCCACCCAAGGATCCGTTCGTCAATGCGATAGacttgagaaagaatgccCTGGTCCAAGTATCGGTATCGCGCGAGTTTGGACTGGTGGACATGTATCGCGATCAAGGTTACCAGAACCCAAGGCATATCGAGGATAATCTTGGAAAGTTGGAAGGTCATGCTGGTAGAATTATCAAAAAAGCGTCAGATACATTCAAAGCCGGTCAGACACTTGAATTAACTCGCCGTGAAAGGGATACTATAAGGAagttcctcttcctgatGAAATACCGAAACTCTACTTTCTATGCTCGATACAACCATGACAGCATCATGACCTATGATTCGAACGACAAACACCGCTTGGAGAGCTACATGCGGGAAAAGAGATTCAAATCGCCTCGTGATATCTGGTACTCCAAtctgaagacattcttggATCTAGAAATGGATCCAGACATGCAGTGGATCAAGAAGGTTCACGAACGGGCGTTCCCAGACGATGCAATGATGTTCATCCATCACATGCAGTCCAAGTTCATGGCATTCTGCCAGCCTTCatcggaggaagacgagTTCATATTGACCCATAATGCGTATGGAGTCTTTGAGGGCCCTTCAGATGTCCAGATTGACCCCACCACCGGGGGAGCAATCGAAGGGGCGTACACGGAATACCATAACTTTGCTCCAATTTCTGCGAAACTCATCATTATCTTGAGAAGCTCATTGCTTGTAGACCCCTCTAAGGAAGGCGCAGAGGATCTCCAGGAAGAGTGGGAAAACTTGCGGGAAGAAGTCAGAAAACAGCATTTATTTCCTGATAAGGCCGCCGTCTCGCTACTGGAAAGCCTTCCTATAAAGAAGTGTGGGAACTCGTACTCGACTACCATCAATGGGAAGCTCGTCTTAAAACCGAACCGAGGCCCTCGGGGCGAAGACAAGTTCTATTTTACCTGTTTCCGCATATCTTCCTACTATGTCAGTTTGATCAATAGTATCTTCCTCGAGCAGGCAACTAAAGGGGACACTATAGTCTACAGATCTAAATCGGCTCTCGGGAGAACCCTCAAATCATACCTCGAGATCGGTAGGGAGGGTTTCAAACTGGTAACCGATGAGGCTAATGACCCTCACCTGGCATTTTTGAAGAAACTAGAGAAGATTGCAGGGCAATTAGTTGGGAATGTCTGCCTTAGGTACAAGGCCATCGCACCACCCAAACCCCAGACCCATATGTCCCAGTGGGTTGCACACTTAGTTGGGTTGAAAGTAATGGCGTTGTCAGGGAATTCAGCCGCGCCAGAAGTATATAAGCTCATGAAACCAG ATGGGGGATTGGACACATATTTTTATGATCTCATGCAGTCGCAACTTATGGTtttcttgaagatcaagataGATGTGATTCTGAGCCGTTCCAAGTTAACACAAGATGACAGGTTGGAAGTTAAGTatcagctgctgcagctttaTTTGACGTTTCCTGCACAGCGCCTCTGGCTTTACGTGAAAATTATGCGAAATCTACCCAACTTTGACGAACGAGACTTCAAAAAGCCGATTCGTGAGCTGGAGATCAACGGGcctgaggatgatgttgcgAAAT ATCAGCTCACAATGTTGATGTTCTATAAAGTCCAAATGACGGCTTCATTCCTTATATAA
- a CDS encoding NADH:flavin oxidoreductase/NADH oxidase family protein (NADH:flavin oxidoreductase/12-oxophytodienoate reductase), translating into MSARYHSDPVDVTPLGEPLHFAFSQRTAPNRFYKGAMTERLSSWSPTDLKARGIPSNELINLYKRWGESGYGMISTGNIMLAYDQLEAPGNPIIDLENPFHGERFEAFSRMAAESKKHGSLIVAQVSHPGRQVEERVQADPVSASDVQLQTEALKMKFAKPHAATKDEIRDLIKRWTHAAVYLHKAGFDGIQLHGAHGYLLAQFLSQTTNKRTDEYGGSLENRARLIVEVARSIRQELPSSSGFILGIKINSVEFQAEGFTPAEAQQLCQILEQNEFDFVELSGGTYEAPAFSRERDSTRNREAFFLEFASMITPVLSKTKSYVTGGLRTASGMVAALETVDGVGLARPACQEFNLPRDILEGRVTGVLEQKVDQQNFGLTSAAAGTQMKQVGKDEQPIDLSDEKNLALFMKHLAEWAQQVQEDAPKMNMYGFMDLPKGEAFRG; encoded by the coding sequence ATGTCTGCGAGATACCACTCTGACCCGGTAGATGTAACCCCATTAGGGGAGCCGCTCCACTTCGCCTTCAGCCAGCGAACCGCGCCCAACCGTTTCTACAAGGGCGCCATGACGGAGCGGTTATCGTCCTGGTCCCCGACAGATCTGAAAGCGCGCGGAATTCCCAGCAATGAATTGATCAACCTGTACAAGCGCTGGGGTGAGAGCGGTTATGGCATGATTTCCACCGGAAATATTATGCTCGCATATGATCAGCTGGAGGCCCCGGGAAACCCCATCATTGATCTTGAGAATCCCTTCCATGGAGAGCGTTTTGAGGCATTCTCTCGCATGGCGGCGGAGTCGAAGAAACATGGCAGTCTGATTGTAGCGCAGGTCAGTCATCCCGGTCGCCAGGTTGAAGAGCGGGTGCAGGCCGATCCCGTATCGGCGAGTGATGTGCAGCTGCAGACGGAGGcgctcaagatgaagtttGCGAAACCGCATGCTGCCACTAAGGATGAGATCCGGGATCTCATTAAAAGATGGACTCATGCTGCGGTCTATCTCCACAAGGCGGGATTCGATGGAATCCAGCTGCATGGCGCGCACGGGTATCTGCTGGCTCAGTTCCTGTCGCAGACCACGAACAAAAGGACTGACGAGTATGGTGGAAGCTTGGAGAACCGGGCACGTCTGATTGTGGAGGTTGCCCGGTCTATTCGACAGGAGTTGCCGTCATCCTCAGGGTTCATTTTGGGTATTAAAATCAACTCAGTCGAGTTCCAGGCTGAGGGATTCACTCCGGCTGAAGCCCAACAACTTTGTCAGATTCTGGAACAAAATGAGTTCGATTTTGTGGAGCTTTCGGGTGGAACGTATGAGGCACCGGCGTTCTCGCGCGAGCGGGATTCCACCAGGAACCGAGAGGCGTTCTTCCTGGAATTTGCATCCATGATTACCCCTGTGCTGAGTAAAACAAAGAGCTACGTTACTGGCGGTCTTCGGACGGCCTCGGGAATGGTGGCTGCACTGGAGACGGTGGATGGTGTCGGTTTGGCTAGACCTGCTTGTCAAGAATTTAACCTGCCTCGCGATATCCTCGAGGGCCGAGTAACTGGTGTGCTTGAGCAAAAGGTTGATCAGCAGAACTTTGGCTTGACAAGCGCCGCCGCGGGTACCCAAATGAAGCAAGTGGGCAAGGATGAGCAGCCAATCGATCTAAGTGACGAAAAGAACCTGGCGCTCTTCATGAAGCACTTGGCGGAATGGGCCCAGCAGGTTCAGGAAGACGCACCCAAAATGAACATGTATGGGTTCATGGATCTCCCTAAGGGAGAGGCTTTCCGGGGATAA
- a CDS encoding GNAT family N-acetyltransferase (predicted protein) translates to MEAPTPIIELSNYFIRPFYPGDVEAISKEGNNPEIARWLRNRFPDPYTIEDAKAWISIASSSSPILDFVISRREDNVAIGAIGLKARDDVYYRTMEIGYWLGQDHWGKGIATEALSAMTAWAFENFTHVLRLEAEVYEGNDGSQRVLVKAGYELEGRRKKAVEKNGIVMDTLNFYLESRFLYKLDGLSHACKCETLANHRYIT, encoded by the exons ATGGAGGCACCGACCCCCATCATTGAACTGTCCAACTACTTCATCCGCCCCTTCTACCCAGGCGACGTAGAAGCCATctccaaggaaggcaacaACCCCGAAATCGCCCGTTGGCTACGCAATCGATTCCCCGACCCCTACACCATCGAAGATGCGAAGGCCTGGATTTCAATCGCGAGCTCCAGCTCACCGATCCTGGACTTCGTGATTAGCCGGCGGGAGGATAATGTCGCCATCGGAGCGATTGGGTTAAAAGCTAGGGACGATGTGTACTATCGGACGATGGAGATCGGGTACTGGCTGGGCCAAGACCACTGGGGAAAGGGGATTGCTACGGAAGCACTATCTGCAATGACTGCTTGGGCCTTTGAGAATTTTACACATGTTTTGAGGCTGGAGGCGGAGGTCTATGAAGGGAACGATGGCAGTCAAAGAGTGTTGGTGAAGGCGGGGTATGAgctggagggaagaagaaagaaagccgtTGAGAAAAATGGCATTGTGATGGATACGCTGAACTTCT ACCTGGAGAGTAGATTCCTGTATAAACTAGACGGTCTTTCACACGCTTGCAAATGCGAAACTCTCGCAAACCATCGATACATCACGTGA
- a CDS encoding glycoside hydrolase family 76 protein (predicted protein), translating into MHYLTSQQLCATLLLLFLHAQTVWSDLGIVANNEDSLKKGAQEIIPPMMEFYKENQTEGIPGKLTDTWYIAGSMFMTLIQYWQASGDDSQNAVVSHDLMFQAGENYDFFSSNYSQWLGNDDQMFWGLAAITASEAGFPERDGKPSWTSLARAVFNEQVERWDGQTCGGGMRWQVWPYQAGYQLKNAISNGGLFELAARLARFTKNETYTEWAEKIWDWSAKSGLMDVNKWIIFDSVNNDDQCKSPDNLQWTYNYGTYLSGAAFLYNYTNGDEKWLNRVNGLLGTTLKTFFPEKYGGNTMSEVACEPIMSCDRNQIGFKGYLSMWLAFTAILVPSTKDQIVPKLQGSVESISKMCNGQSDGQSNLCGLTWGANKFDGVKGLEAQMSALGGVTGNLMLMAAESPNTIDTNPDAKEHNVPSSGEGKDPSKPKPITTADRAGAWILMVMMIAAVTGSVGWLVKP; encoded by the exons ATGCACTACCTCACCAGTCAACAGCTATGCGCCACTTTGTtactcctctttctccacgCCCAGACCGTGTGGTCGGACTTGGGTATTGTCGCCAATAATGAGG ATTCATTAAAAAAGGGCGCCCAGGAAATTATCCCTCCGATGATGGAGTTCTACAAGGAGAACCAGACGGAGGGGATTCCCGGCAAGCTGACGGACACTTGGTATATCGCCGGGAGTATGTTCATGACGTTAATTCAATACTGGCAAGCCTCGGGCGACGACAGTCAGAACGCGGTGGTGTCGCATGATCTCATGTTCCAAGCGGGCGAGAATTAtgactttttctcttcaaatTACAGTCAATGGCTG GGTAACGACGATCAAATGTTCTGGGGTCTGGCAGCCATCACGGCCTCTGAGGCTGGATTCCCCGAGCGCGATGGAAAACCCTCGTGGACCTCCCTCGCGCGTGCGGTCTTCAACGAGCAGGTCGAGCGCTGGGATGGTCAAACCTGTGGGGGTGGTATGCGCTGGCAGGTCTGGCCCTACCAAGCTGGATATCAGTTAAAGAACGCCATCTCCAACGGCGGTCTGTTTGAATTGGCAGCGCGATTGGCTCGATTTACCAAAAACGAGACCTATACCGAATGGGCCGAGAAGATTTGGGACTGGTCGGCCAAGTCGGGGCTGATGGACGTCAACAAGTGGATAATTTTCGATTCGGTCAACAACGACGATCAATGTAAGAGTCCAGACAATCTTCAGTGGACCTACAACTATGGGACCTATTTGTCGGGAGCAGCCTTCTTGTACAATTAC ACCAATGGTGATGAAAAATGGCTGAATCGGGTCAACGGTCTGCTCGGCACGACTCTCAAGACCTTCTTCCCGGAAAAGTACGGCGGCAATACTATGTCCGAAGTCGCATGCGAGCCCATCATGTCCTGTGACAGAAACCAGATTGGGTTCAAGGGTTACCTATCCATGTGGTTGGCTTTCACCGCCATCCTCGTGCCGTCCACCAAAGATCAGATCGTCCCCAAGCTGCAAGGGTCGGTGGAATCCATTTCCAAGATGTGCAACGGCCAATCCGACGGTCAGAGCAACCTGTGCGGTCTCACCTGGGGCGCCAACAAGTTCGACGGGGTCAAGGGCCTCGAAGCGCAAATGTCGGCCCTGGGCGGAGTCACGGGCAATCTGATGCTCATGGCAGCCGAATCACCCAACACGATTGATACAAACCCCGACGCGAAGGAACACAATGTGCCCTCCTCGGGAGAGGGTAAGGATCCCTCTAAGCCGAAGCCGATCACCACGGCGGATCGAGCGGGCGCTTGGATCctgatggtgatgatgattgctGCAGTAACGGGGTCCGTCGGCTGGCTCGTCAAGCCTTGA